From the genome of Desulfonatronum thiosulfatophilum:
TCGCCGCGGGCCGGACGTAGCATATCTTGGTTAAAGATTCGTTAAATAGGAAGCTCCGAGGTTGTTCATCTGCCTCTCGATCTGTTTGGCTCTTTGCTGAATATATTGAGAGGGAGCGGCGACGCTGAATCTTTTGGGCTGGGGCAGCACAGCAGCCAATAATGCGGCCTCCGACCTGGTCAGTCGCAAAGGCTCTTTCCCGAAAAATATCAATGCCGCCGAGTGCACCCCGTATATGCCGTCGCCAAACTCGGCGATGTTGAGGTACACTTCCAGAATTCTGGACTTGGGCCAGAAAATTTCCATCAAGAAAGCAAACCAGGCTTCCAACCCTTTGCGCACCAGACTCCTTCTTTCCCAAAGAAAAAGATTCTTGGCGGTCTGTTGCGTAATGGTGCTGGCTCCACGGACTCGCCCGTTCGCTCGTCGCTCTTCGATGGCTTGGGATATGGATTGAAAATCAAACCCCCGATGATGCGGAAATTTCTGATCCTCCGCGGCCACCACGGCGAGCGCCATGTGCGGTGATATGAATTCCATGTCCACCCATCGGTAGTGGATGTTTGGCGACCTATCATCCTGAACCCAGCCTTGCAGCTGCCTTTTGATCATGAAAGCACTGGTGGGCGGAGGCACGAAACGAAGAAAAACCACCAGGAGGACAGATAGGCTCACAAAGGCGATGATCGTGAAGAACAAGGTCTTCCCGACTGCCTTGACGAGGCTTGATCGGCGTTTTCGAAGCTTGTCTTTGACCATCCTGAACGGCCAGAAAAGATTTTGAACTACCTCCCGGATCATCGCCTGAAAAGATTGATCAATACCGATATTACGATACTGATGACGATCATGGATGTTATGGGGATGAAAACTCGGCTGCGTCCGGATTCATAGCGGATGTCTCCCGGGAGTTTCCCGAACCAGTTGAGAAGCCAGGGAGTAAAATGCCAGATCAGTCCCAATACGATAAGCAGGCCACCGGTGATGATCAGAAATCGAGCCATGAATTATTCCTTTATGAATATGTAAACCGACCCTGCCATCTGTTCTCGATGATAAGACAAATC
Proteins encoded in this window:
- a CDS encoding DUF2905 domain-containing protein → MARFLIITGGLLIVLGLIWHFTPWLLNWFGKLPGDIRYESGRSRVFIPITSMIVISIVISVLINLFRR
- the mtgA gene encoding monofunctional biosynthetic peptidoglycan transglycosylase, giving the protein MIREVVQNLFWPFRMVKDKLRKRRSSLVKAVGKTLFFTIIAFVSLSVLLVVFLRFVPPPTSAFMIKRQLQGWVQDDRSPNIHYRWVDMEFISPHMALAVVAAEDQKFPHHRGFDFQSISQAIEERRANGRVRGASTITQQTAKNLFLWERRSLVRKGLEAWFAFLMEIFWPKSRILEVYLNIAEFGDGIYGVHSAALIFFGKEPLRLTRSEAALLAAVLPQPKRFSVAAPSQYIQQRAKQIERQMNNLGASYLTNL